A genomic window from Yoonia rosea includes:
- the ilvC gene encoding ketol-acid reductoisomerase: MRVYYDRDCDVNLIKDKKVAILGYGSQGHAHALNLRDSGAKNLVVALREGSPSAAKAEGEGLKVMGIAEAAAWCDLIMFTMPDELQAETYKKYVHDNLKEGSAIAFAHGLNVHFGLIEPKEGVDVIMMAPKGPGHTVRGEYTKGGGVPCLVAVDRDASGKAMEIGLSYCSAIGGGRSGIIETNFRQECETDLFGEQAVLCGGIVELIRMGFETLVEAGYEPEMAYFECLHETKLIVDLIYEGGIANMNYSISNTAEYGEYVSGPRILPYAETKQRMKDVLTDIQTGKFVRDFMQENAVGQPYFKATRRINDEHQIEQVGEKLRAMMPWISAGKMVDKAKN; encoded by the coding sequence ATGCGCGTTTATTACGATCGCGATTGCGATGTGAACCTGATCAAAGACAAAAAAGTTGCCATTCTGGGCTACGGCTCACAAGGCCACGCCCACGCGCTGAACCTGCGCGACAGCGGCGCGAAAAACCTTGTTGTGGCCCTGCGCGAAGGCTCGCCTTCTGCGGCCAAAGCCGAAGGCGAAGGCCTGAAGGTAATGGGCATCGCAGAAGCTGCCGCATGGTGTGATCTGATCATGTTCACAATGCCCGACGAATTGCAGGCCGAAACATATAAGAAATATGTGCACGACAACCTGAAAGAAGGGTCTGCAATCGCCTTTGCCCACGGGTTGAACGTACACTTCGGCCTGATCGAGCCCAAAGAAGGCGTCGACGTGATCATGATGGCACCCAAAGGCCCCGGTCACACGGTGCGCGGCGAATACACCAAAGGCGGCGGCGTGCCCTGCCTTGTGGCGGTTGACCGCGATGCATCCGGCAAGGCGATGGAAATCGGCCTGTCTTATTGCTCGGCCATCGGTGGCGGGCGCTCCGGCATCATCGAAACAAACTTCCGTCAGGAATGCGAAACCGACCTGTTCGGCGAACAGGCTGTTCTGTGTGGCGGCATCGTCGAGCTGATCCGCATGGGCTTTGAGACACTGGTCGAGGCTGGCTATGAGCCCGAAATGGCCTACTTCGAATGCCTGCACGAAACCAAGCTGATCGTGGACCTGATCTACGAAGGCGGTATTGCCAACATGAACTACTCCATCTCGAACACAGCCGAGTATGGGGAATATGTCTCCGGTCCGCGCATCCTGCCATACGCCGAAACCAAGCAGCGTATGAAAGACGTGCTGACCGACATCCAGACCGGTAAATTCGTGCGTGACTTCATGCAGGAAAACGCCGTGGGCCAGCCTTACTTCAAGGCAACACGCCGCATCAACGACGAACACCAGATCGAGCAGGTCGGTGAGAAACTGCGCGCGATGATGCCTTGGATTTCTGCAGGCAAGATGGTCGATAAAGCGAAAAACTGA
- a CDS encoding ArsR/SmtB family transcription factor, whose amino-acid sequence MKEGPDIARIAALIGDPARANMLTALMTGKALTATELAAEAGVTLQTASGHLAKLLDGQLVQVRKQGRHKYFALAHADVGAALEALMGLAAGQGALPRGPARRMRNCGRRGSATTIWQGRRVCKCFRACWRAVFCVKTGRRSG is encoded by the coding sequence ATGAAAGAAGGTCCTGATATCGCCCGTATTGCCGCGCTGATTGGCGATCCTGCCCGCGCCAACATGCTGACGGCGCTCATGACCGGCAAAGCGCTGACCGCGACTGAACTGGCGGCTGAGGCCGGTGTGACGCTGCAGACCGCCAGCGGACATCTGGCCAAGCTACTGGACGGGCAATTGGTGCAGGTGCGCAAACAGGGGCGACACAAGTATTTCGCGCTGGCTCACGCAGATGTGGGGGCAGCGCTGGAGGCCTTGATGGGGCTGGCTGCGGGGCAGGGCGCGCTGCCACGCGGACCGGCCCGAAGGATGCGCAATTGCGGCAGGCGCGGGTCTGCTACAACCATCTGGCAGGGCAGAAGGGTGTGCAAATGTTTCAGAGCATGCTGGCGCGCGGTCTTTTGTGTGAAGACGGGGAGGCGCTCGGGTTGA